Sequence from the Rutidosis leptorrhynchoides isolate AG116_Rl617_1_P2 chromosome 3, CSIRO_AGI_Rlap_v1, whole genome shotgun sequence genome:
ctccatataataaataaataaataaataaaggagtAATGTGGGGTCCGACGTTGTTTAATAGCGTCATCGTCAAAACCACGCATGGTCCAAAATGCCAAAATTGGATACACAGAAAACCATGAACTGCTTTTCTGCCTTTGCGCAAAATAACgaaaaaacaatattattattactacagcaTTTCTTTCTTTTTTGAattttgaattttgaatttagttgcTTCGTGATTCGTGAAACCGCTCGCATCTAGGCTTTCTAATTTCAAATTCTCTTCTCAGTTTGTTTACTTACATTATCACTTTCCATTATTAGATAACGAGAAAATAAATATAGAACGGAGATATGCAAACGGATGCAAGGGTAGGGGTGGTTGAAGGCGGTGGATCCCCCCATAAATTGGTCACTCGGCCTGTACAACATCACCGATCGCAGATCGGAGCGGTTTCTCAACTCATCGCCGGTGGTGTCGCCGGCGCCGTTAGCAAAACGTGCACCGCTCCTCTTGCTCGCCTCACTATTCTATTTCAGGTCATTACTTTCAAATTATACGAttgaaatataaatttatttaaataagTCAAGTCCTGTTTATTTGTGCGTATATATTTGTGTATTCAAATATAGTTCTTGTTGTTAACTATAGGTTTCAGAAGAAGTAATATCGGTGTTATGATTCATTATTAGGATCACAGTCCAAACTTAATTTAAGGGAATTAATATGCGTAGTGTTTAATTAATAGATTGTTACTATTGCTATACATGACATTAAACCTAATTTAAGGTATTTATAACTTAATTGTGCAGGTACAAGGAATGCACTCTGATGTTGCTACTTTGAAAAAGGCTAGTATATGGCGTGAAGCTACACGTATTGTTAATGAAGAAGGATTTCGCGCATTCTGGAAGGGAAATTTGGTCACGATTGCTCATCGGTTGCCTTACTCATCTATTAGCTTTTACGCATTTGAACGATATAAGAATGTAATTAGAAAAAGGGCTTTGCTGGAATATCTTTTACCATCCATATATTTTTTTAGCAGATTTCGTTGTAATGTGACAACATCTTTAACTTTTGCAGTTACTACAATTGATGCCGGGAGTGGGAATTCACGAACCGAATTTTGCTACAGACGTGTTTGTAAGACTTGCAGGTGGTGGCTTAGCTGGTATAACTGCTGCTTCTGTAACGTATCCTTTGGATCTCGTTAGAACACGTCTCTCAGCACAGGTTAGAATTTGTGGTGTGTCCCTCGTATGCATATTTGTGATCCAATAAATTGTAATTCACAACCTTTTGGCGTACTCCACATTTTAATTGCAACACTTGATAATCTATTACTAtgatctgaattttttttttttataggaaaatccttatataaatatatatgtttttggtaTTGCAGACTAAAGTAAATTACTATAGAGGTATATGGCATGCTTTATGTACCATTAGCAGGGAAGAGGGCATCTTTGGACTTTACAAAGGACTTGGTGCTTGTTTATTGGTATTTATTCTGTAATTGATGGTGTTTAGTTATCTTATGTATATGCTTTTCTTCCTTCTAAATACATGAATTACAGGGTGTGGGTCCCAACTTAGCAATTAGCTTTTCAGTTTACGATACTGCGAGATCTTTTTGGCAATTACAAAGGTAACTGTTACTTGATATCTATCTATTTTCTTCATTAGTGCACAACATTTCATAATTTTCAAACTCTGATGTTAATGTTCTGTAACAGACCGGATGATTCTACGGTCATGGTGAGCCTAGCGTGTGGCAGTCTTTCGGGAATTGCATCATCAACAGGTTAGTGATTACAATGTTTTAAAACAAAACCAATTAAAAAATGTTGGTGTTTGAATTGTTGGTTGTTAGTTTCCTATAGCCATCATTGATGCTTTGGCTGCTAAGAGGCAGGGAACCATTTAGAACAATTATGGTTATCAATTTCAATAATCTCTCTTTAACTTCATGTTACATTTAACATGGCTCTTGAAAACTTGCAGTTGGCTTTTGTAGGGTGACTACAGGCTAGCCACCTTTGTTTATGGAGTCGAAAAATGTGAGAGGTGTTCCTCTTTTGTTTGAGGTATGTTTCTCTTGTGGCTTCTTATGGGGGAACGATTAAAAACTCAAGATAAATTGAAGGCATGGGATTTACGGGCTAACCCGgttttaaaatgttttttttgCAAGGATTGTATGGACTCTCATTCGCATTTGTTCTTTAAATGTGTTTTCTCGGCTCATGTGTGGAGGCGAGTTTGTTCCTTGATGAGATTTCGGATGGATAGTGATGATTGGAAGGTTTGCAGAGATACTTTTGTTCCAATAGCTCATCGCAACTCGTCTCCAATCGTGGTTGTTAAGCTGTGTTACGCTGCTACGGTCTACTATATATGGCAGGAGAGGAACAATCGATTGTTTAAGGGTAAGCATCAAACGGTGGATCAAGTTTTCGAGTTGATTAGATCGAATGTGCGGTTAAAATTGATGACGATACGGTTCAAGTCAACGAGGCAGGCTAATGATGTTAAAGCGGATTGGCAACTAGGCTAGAGTCTTATTTGTCGTTTTGGTTCTAGTTTTCTATTTTAGTTTGCTAGTGGGTCGTTTATGCTGGGCTGCTAGGTTTGCTAGTAGCAGCTGCTCCTCATTGttacattctttttattatttttaataatatttgccggggtaaccctttacccaaaaaaaaaaactaTACTTTTGCACTGTATGGGTCCTACCCTGTCTCTGAGTTGTTACAAGTATATGGTGGTACTATTATCTATATTGGAGGGTATATTTGGTATATGACTAGTGCTCTAACGCTTTACATACACTTTGAGCTATATCTTGCAGTATCATTTCCTTTGGATCTTGTGAGGCGACGGATGCAGTTGGAAGGAGTAGGTGGCCGGGCTCGAGTTTATAAGACGGGTGTATTTGGAACTTTTCGACACATAATACAAGCTGAAGGCCTGCGTGGCTTATACAGAGGAATATTACCTGAATATTATAAGGTGGTACCCAGCATCGGTATCGTGTTTATGACCTTTGAGAAACTTAAGCAAGTATTGACAGATATTCAGATATAAATGTTTCAAAATATCCATATGGTGATCATGAAGTTGCTTAGTTAAAACATTGGAGGTTTGCAACAAAGAAGTAAGGTACTCACTGTTTAACATTTTACCCTGTGATTGTAAGTGTACAAACATTTTACAGTTGATTATATAGCAACTTCAAAAGGGGAAGTCAAGATGTATAGCTTACAAGCTCCTCCAATGTCACTAAAAATAAGTGTGAAAATTATGTATATTTTTACTTTGTTGGGTGACCATGTGTTGTAAATGACTCATATTGATccattcttaattttttttttttaacagcgattgggatcacccgagaggACTAAacaacccgttgcgatcatctcccgtttcgactatgccgatgcagcgataataaccccgcccccatcgctgcccgggaggaaaccttgaaaccgatccaagggcacggccaagtaaaacccccctcccctttaccccccaaacgatatgggaaaggtgccatgggtagatacttcatggcagggatgaaattgtgtttttaatatgtagccaacgggggtcgaactcttaACCTCCTCTAAAGGAGGCaagccaccaaccgctggaccacatcacaacttctattGATCCATTCTTATTGAAGTGGGTTGAATTTATCCCTTAAAAATTAACAAAGCACCGTACATATTACTCATATTGATTCATTCTTATTGAAGTGGGTTGAATTTACCCCTTCGAAATAACAATAACTAAGCACCATTCTCTCCGTTAGACCACcccctatggttagttacccgtccgttacccgctcattacccgtcatTACCTGTAATGAACCATAGACACGAGCTAgttacccgctttagttaccctagttacccgctttagttacccgCTTCCATCATGGATTTAACGGAAGTATGAAGGTTGGTTATAGTAATTGTGGGTCCCAATGGCTTTTTATTGTTTGGACttaatgctttattgcttgtacattGTATATTAAGAGGAATATTTTTTTAGCCATTATAGAAAGTGTTTAGTTATGGGTTAGTTAtagaatattggtgttgatgtggcgctgatgtggaaggttaagaggatgaataatttagttacgatagggagtgacctTACACTAATAACAACAGTGCACCATTTCTCTGTTTGCATATGTGTATTTGCAagctattatatataaaaaaattactatttttagATTTTCACTTATATAGATGTGCATTTTAATTTAACACAAAATATTGAGTTACACACAAGTAACGTGCTCAAaatctaatatatacataaataataaatcaaaAAGTGTTATAATTTTGTAGGCTTATAACTTCCTTTAATagcctggttcttgactgtagactactaataagtatatagagggaatatgagagaagtaggtgttttatatatgtttttggTGTACACCTTATGTgctcataacacacatatatatactaaaaaaaaactactatacaatgtttataataataataaaattagcatccatgacttttataacactccccattggatgacaattttattatagaataactagtactgcctcgttaaaaaccttgctaaagaaaacccattgggataaaactttagctaagggaaaaagagtgcagcatagacttgactccccctcaagtaggcaactcctgaattgttacatcttctgaacatgtctcatgccaatattatgaacgtgtgttctgaaaatagcagttggaagtgctttgatgAAAAGgtcggcagagtttttgctggactgaacatatctaaTTTCAAtcacgttgtccttaatgagattttgagtgtatgagaagaatctaggatgtatgtgttttgttcggtcacttttgatatacccttctttcatctgtgctatgcaagctgcattatcttcatatatagttgttggacttttatcgcgttcagtccacaagaatcagtaatgagttgtgtcattgatctcaaccaaaaacattcccgagtagcttcatgtaatgcaatcacttcggcatgatttgatgatgttgcaacaagtgtttgtttttgagaacgccatgatattgcggtacctccatttaggaatacatatccattttgagatttagctttatgtggatcagataaataacctgcatctgcataaccaaccaaatcttgttttgattcgttagaataaaataatcctaaatcagtagttcctcgaaggtatcgaaatatgtgtttgatcccattccagtgtcttttggtaggagctgagctgaaccttgccaacaaattaactgcaaaagaaatgtcaggtcttgtacaatttgtaagatacataagagctccaattgcactaagatatggtacttctggtctcaggatatcttcatgatcttcacagggacgaaatggatcagtgtcaacattaagtgatctaacaaccataggagtacttaatggttttgccttgtccatattgaaacgttttaaaatcttttcagtatatgttgtttgatgtataagtaaaccattaggcatatgctcaatttgtaaaccaaggcaatacttggtttttccgagatctttcatttcaaattctttctttagaagttgaatggcttcatggatctctttatttgttcctatgatgttaagatcatcaacataaacagctatgatcacatatccggatgttgttttcttaatgaaaacacatgggcaaataagattattggtatactctttgcttatcaagtaatcacttaatcgtttataccacatgcgacccaattgtttcaacccatataaagacctttgtaacttggttgagtacatttctttgggttttgcattggttgcttctgataccttaaatccttcaggtatcttcatatatatatcactatcaagtgatccataaagataagcagtcacaacatccatgagatgcatttctaaatttttagaaactgccaggctgattaagtatctaaaagtaattgcatccataacaggagaataagtttcctcataatcaattcctggtctttgagaaaaaccttgagctacaagtctagctttataccttgtaacttcatttttctcatttctttttcgtacaaaaacccatctatatcccacaggtttcacatctttaggtgtgagaatgatagatccgaaaacttttcttttattgagcgattcaaattcagctcgtattgctcctttccaatgatcccaatcatgtctattttgacattccatgacagattttggttctggatcatcatcatcattcatgatgtcatatgcaacattatatgaaaatatctcatcaagatttttcatttcatttcggttccataatatttttgaatgtgcataattgattgaaaattccgtattgatatcatcaatctcctcttcagaaggagtattgatttatagttcttcttgaacactttcttttacctcattatcagctgattttctttttcgaggatttttatttttggaaccaattggtctcccacgtttctggcgtggcaaagactcaagaatgacattattgccagtttttggaatttcaattcgagctggagcatttgctgctggtatatatgatttagtcactctttttgtatctgtaaatgcatcaggcaatttattcgcaagttcttgcatatgcattattttttgaacatcggtctcgcattcttttgtgcgaggatcaagatacattaattgaggttcacaccatgaaacatcattttctttattttttatttctccccctaatctagggaataatatttcattaaagtgacaatcagcaaaacgtgctgtaaaaacatcacccgtcatgggttcaatatatcttattattgaagatgtttcatatccaacatatattcccatccttctttgaggacccattttagtgcgttgtggtggtgcgatagggacataaaccgcacaatcaaatgttctaaggtgggaaatatttggctgatggccaaaagcaagttgcaagggagaatatgtatgacttgcgcttggtctaatgcgaatcaatgatgcagcatgcaaaattgcatggcccctacagatactgggagttttgttcgcattatcaatggtctagctattagctgcaatcgtttaattattgattcagctaaaccattttgtgtatgcacatgggcaacgggatgttcaacaataatcccaatagacatgcaaaagttattaaatgcttgagacgtaaactcaccggcattatctagtctcacccttttaatagtataatcaggaaaatgtgctctcaatttaataatttgagcaagaaattttgcaaatgccatatttcgacttgataatagacaaacatgagaccatctactagatgcgtctattagaaccataaaatatcaaaatggtccacatggtggatgaattggtccacatatatcaccttgaattctttcaagaaacattggtgattctttttcaaccttaagaggtgatggtcatattatcaactttccaagtgagcatgatgtacatgggataagggcatcatgagggatcctttgatccgccaatggatgtccatatgtattttgtattattcttttcatcattgttgatcctaggtggcctaatctctcatgccacaaactgatcattacaggatcacatgatttttctttaactaccacatttacttcaggtacatttatatgtgtataatgtaaaccagaatgaagtcttggtagtttttcaattacacgattcttatcagtgatacttaaatatttttcattttctgttgtcactgactgataatcatatccattttggtatatgtcagagaaacttaacaaatttctctttgacatgggagaaaatatggcattatttatcagaaaattcgtaccatttggtaacatgaattttgcctttcccattccttttattaagtccacatgacctgatatagtatgtatagttccttccgttgctttcaagtctgtgaaatattttttagatttgagtatggtgtgagtggcaccactgtctgcaatacaaatatctccaccatttgactgattttttactccagcagtatacatcatgaacttcaaaaaaaatatgagaaacaaataatgagtacataattcatcaatatattacattcaaaacatgttacaaacgatagcacataataaggaaatatgtagtaaactagatatggtgtagattgaaaatctacaaccatttactTAACggaaacatataataggatatatatatatatatatatatatatatatatatatatatatatatatatatatatatatatatatatatatatatatagatatagatattataaatttattcattaaagtagtcacaacttggctcagtgatttttgtatcaaggtcatccacaagatttgcttcttttcgtttttcttttagggattcttgataccgattaacagaatgctgatttgttcggcagtttttagaccagtggccaattttaccacatcggtaacaagaatcttca
This genomic interval carries:
- the LOC139895845 gene encoding uncharacterized protein, yielding MQTDARVGVVEGGGSPHKLVTRPVQHHRSQIGAVSQLIAGGVAGAVSKTCTAPLARLTILFQVQGMHSDVATLKKASIWREATRIVNEEGFRAFWKGNLVTIAHRLPYSSISFYAFERYKNLLQLMPGVGIHEPNFATDVFVRLAGGGLAGITAASVTYPLDLVRTRLSAQTKVNYYRGIWHALCTISREEGIFGLYKGLGACLLGVGPNLAISFSVYDTARSFWQLQRPDDSTVMVSLACGSLSGIASSTVSFPLDLVRRRMQLEGVGGRARVYKTGVFGTFRHIIQAEGLRGLYRGILPEYYKVVPSIGIVFMTFEKLKQVLTDIQI